The genomic interval ctgagaagaaaaaagagatcATCAATGATCTTATAGCATTCAGTGAGGGAAAAGAGTATTACTCTAAGATTGGCAAGGCTTGAAAACGCGGTTATTTGTTATATGGTCCTCTAGGAATTGGTAAGTCTACTTTGATTTTGGCCATGTTTAATCTTTTGGGTTATGATATGTATGATCTTGAGTTAACCACAATTAAAGACAATGCCCGTTTAAAATCTCTTTTAATTAACTCATCATGGAAAGGTATTTTTGTGGTTGAGGATATAGATTGTTTACTTGATATTACGCAAAAAcgcaaaaacaaagaagatgATTCTGATTCTgataataaacataaaagtaaaagtaaagTTACATTatcaagatttttaaattttgtcgATGGAATTTGGTCTGCTTGTACTGGAGAAAGGATTATTGTGTTTACGACCAATCATGTCGATAAACTTGATCCAACTTTGATCAGAAGGGGAAGAATGGATATGCATATCGAATTATCTTATTGCGCTTTAGGAGGGTTTAAGGTGTTGGCAAAGAATTATTTGAACCTTGACTCACATCTTCTCTTTGAAAAAATTGGAAACTTGTTGGAAGAAGTAAACATGACTTCGGCAGATGTTTTTGAGCATTTGCTACACAACAGAGTGGGAAGGATCCAATGGCTTGCTTGGAAAGCTTGATAGAAGCCCTTGCAGCTGCCAAGGAAGAGAAGATTGATGAAGAAGATGCTAAAACCCTTGAAATTGCCGAAGAAGAGGAGATTGAGGAAGAAATTGCCAAGAAAGAGGAGATTGAGGAAAAAGATGCTAAAACCCTTGAAACTGTTGAGGAAGAGGAGATTGAGGAAAAAACTGCTGAGGAAGAGGAGACTGAGGAAAAAGATGCTAAAATCCTTGAAATTGTTGAGGAAATgaacaaaaaggaggaataaaaagtaaaatgtgttttttttttaaaagaaaaagtccaattaagggattttggttaattaattatttcaagttttgttttttgttttgatctatttttaaatttctaagGAGGTTGAGACTTAAGAGCCAACCTGACTTTTGTAGATTATTTTCAattctattattattatataagaatttataattttatttcgTTTCAACTCTAGTTTGCCATTATTATATCtagtatataattattaatcatttatataatacgtattaaaatttattaatgattataaatataattttaaattttaatttataaatttataaatttaatttttatcaataatattcataaatattatttttaatttcttattttaaattcaaatttaagtttttttataaatattaataattagattctcatatttatttatttgtaatttttaatcGAATTCAAGTATATTATGCatagttaaattttaatcgaaAATATTCTACTCATCAGTCATTCCCTAAAATTAATGAATGTATATTTTTACAGTGTAATAAATTGACCTACCCTTgagatttaaaaaatataaaaaaattattgaattaattaatatacaaTACAGCAGAGATATGAAAGCCTCACTATAGCCATTGAGCATGTAAACTACAACAATCATCTACCTGGAATTTTGTTGAATCCAATGGAATGGATATATGAACACCAGTTTTAAATTGGATTGAATAATCAAGGTTAGTCAATATAAGAACATGAGtccaaacaaaaataaaaagatgtaTTGCACTGATAAAAGCGAAGTAACTAGCTGAAatgcaaaaatgaaaacaggAAGGGAAGAAGAGAATTGCACCTGGCAAGTTTGAGTAGTAAATCAAGATCCAATTACTCAGAGAAATCATCTTCCAGATTGAACCAAATTTGATGCAATGAAAATCTGCAGCAGTTTATTCCTTTCTCTACAGTAATTGCATGACTTTTTGTCCTACAACAGATTGAAAACAAGTATTGCTACAGTAGCTGCTGAGAATTCATTGTGATTTTCTCTATGAAGTTGTTCAGCTATTAAGCTAAACATCAATCAATGTATCTATGTAATACATGGAGAAGCTTTATGAAGTTGCCTTAGCTGTTTTGCAACATCAGTTATCGTTGGCCGGTCTTCTGGATTTTCCTCAGTGCAACTAAGTGCTATCTTTGCAAAAGCTACCAATTCATCACGATTGATTCcttcacttgaaatattttgatcCACAATTTCAATTAACCGATTGCTTTCAACATAGGACTGCACAAATTCTTCTACAATGGCATCCTCTGCAGCATAATATTCAGGAACATTGTTTCTTCCTGTCAAAAGCTCAAACAAGAGTCTGCCAAAACTATAAACATCAgccttttcatttatttttgaacCTTTCCAAACTTCTGGTGCCATATACCCCGTTATCCCTGAGATAGCATCTTCCACATGGGATTTGCCCTCTGGAATGGCTATGGAGAGTGAGAACTCACTAAGCTTAGCAACATACTTTGAATCCAATACGATTGATATCAGTGAAAGACCTCGGTGAATAATGGGTCTGGATAAAGCAGTATGGAGATATGCAACTGCATTAGCAATATCCATTGCGATTCTTATTCTAGATTTCCATGTTAAGGGCTTAGTCTGCCCCTCATGAACATCCAAGATATATTTCTTGAGAGTTTTTTCACCAGCAAATTCATAAACAAGAAGTGGATTTTGAGTCTCTAAGCAGCATCCAATGAGCTTTAGAACATTCTTATGAACACTCATCTGTGAGCCAATAACAATATCTGTAATAGCCGTTTCAAGATATTTACTTTCCCTAATTTCATACCTTTTAACAGAAATTTCACGGCCGTCCAGAAAACCTTTGTATAACACGAAATGAACATACCTTGAAATTTCTTGTTCAACATTGAAACCGTTCGTTGCTTTGCTCAATTCCTCAGCGGAGAAAGTACGAATAGGATTACATTTACCATTACAAGAGGCAATAAGCTTTTCCAATAACATGCTTCCATTCTTTAACAATGGTCCCTCATCTTTGGTTTGTGTCCTTCTTGTGAAACTCGAAAACATCTTCCCTTCCTCCTaaaccaatcaactaaaaaatgggataaaagaaaaagcatgGCATACAGGGCAGAAAGATACAATCAGAGAGGCAAATACACATTGAATATCAAAGTCTTCAATCAGCAATGGAAAGTAATATGATTCTATTTGTTGTGATTAACAAAACTATGATTATTCAGATTAAAAGACTGCAAACAAAATTCTAGTAGTCCTGGTTTAGAAATCCAGGTTTTGTACTCAAACTTTAGTTGTGGTCCAAGGCATTTGCAACTCAACCACAGTGCTAAATTTAGCCAGAGTTTTATTCATGGTTCCCAAAAATATACAATATGTTTTACAGAGCAGCCAACGATAATTTCTGCCCTGCTGCTACAGtcataaaaatgaaataacttgcaaaaatactaaaaatcaATATGGGGCATGAAATGGTACCTGCAAATGTTCAACTGATCAAATCTAAATTGAAAATACAGCTGCCGGAACCAAGGATGCAGAAAGGGAGTCCAGAAATGGCAGAAAGAATTGGAGAGAGGAAACTTACAGGCTGCTGCAGCCGATGCAGATATAGATACAAGTCAAACCAGGCATAAGCATCCATATATGAAAGAAGGGCAAAGCTTTGATTGAAATAGTCAAAGTTATACACGGACAACTTCcattaaaaaaagaacagGCAGCCTTGTTTGACTTCCCTCCTCAACCATCGCCTAACTCTTTGACACAAATTCCGAAAATTTAACGGCGCtgattgtttttattaagtGTATGCCTTAATAAATTTGACTCAAACCTTTGAAATCACCAAATCCCTCAATAATGCAGGCCCAAAATTCTAGATACAATTGGAATTAAGTACTAAGAGGACTCCAGTTTGTTATTGTTACTAATTAGAATGCATTGACTTATTTCTCCATTTGAGTTACTTTGTTTTCTAGGTTGAATATCTGCAAATGTTCTGCATAATGAACCTTGCTTGTATCCTTCTTTCAATGAGATGAGAATTCCATAGCAGGCTTCtctaagtttttttttttattttagaaaagggatttgaaattattctttaaataaGGGATCATGTATAAATCAAATGTTCAGATGCAGTAAACTTCTCAAGTTGCTTATGCtgaaaatgaaattgttaTCTCTATTCAAATAGGTTTAAAGAATTTGTAAACTAATGAATTTTGACAATTTAAATCCTACAATCACAGCCATACATTTGTTTCTCTTAAGTTACATTTCCCCAGTGGAGCAACCCACTCACTTTCTTGGAAGAACAGAATCTTACAGACAGGTTAAGTTTCATAAATCCAGCTTATAAGATTTTTCAGCTGCTAGAAATAATATTAGCCAAAGCTAGGCTAAGAAGGTGACGGAAAAGACTGACCAATTCGCCTGAGTTGTTTGACAACCTCGTTCAATTTTCTTCCTCAGAAGAGATGCATCTAAGGATAAGTGTTTCAAAACCCAGCAACTGCGCCGTATAAATTCCTTCCTTTACAGCGAACTCTTCAGCATAGCCCTAGTGATGCTTTCATATCTCTGTTGTAATGTATGTTAATTatgcaataattttttatatttttaaatctcAAGGATTTAGggtcaaatattttttatattttaaaagtgaaTAGACATagtcaaatattttttatataatgcTTCAATATGACCACAATGCCCTCCCATAAGTGAAAAAATATGGGACATAACTACCATAAGTTGACTGTCCCACATTATCTACTAGTCTGTAAACAACCATGAACTTTATCTTCCCTCCCTCATGGCCCTTCTTCTCTCCTTGTCTCTACACCCTCCAAAGCCTcctcaaaacccaaaacttaCCTCTCTCAACCCTCCAGTTCCAACATCTGTCATTAAAACTCTCAATATTAGGAGACAATTCATCATTAATTCTACTTCCTTATGCATCATTCTTTGGGCCCCGCAAAACCCAGTTCCACAATCTTTAGCTGAACCTTCTACAACTTCCAAGCCGGCTTTGAACATTGCAAACACCAAATCTTGGTTCCAGTTCTATGGTGATGGTTTTGCCATCAGGGTTCCTCCTGAGTTTGAGGACATCATGGAGCCTGAGGTACACATGTTCATCTGATTAAAAATCTTGTATTTAGCATGCCTTTTTAATTGGATTGTGTTGTTCTGCTGCCTTCTGTTTAtcaaatatgtaattttttttgaagtttaATGCACTTAATTAGTCCCCTAAAAACATTTAGAATGAAATCTCTAATTACTTGTTCTCTGCAATTTCAAAACATAAGGAATGAGGGTGTTCTTTATCTTTGTCTGGGTTTGGTTTTTTTCCCcaatttcaaaacataatGGTAGAATCTAAAGTGTGCTTCCATTTCgtgacattattttggttGCTAATAGGCTACATTCTAGTTCTCCCTCAGAATCATAGTCCAAAATCCAATTTTTACCTGTGGTGTTGATGGTTTTTGCTATTTGATACTTCGTTCTGGCTAAATATCTACTCCATTCTATATGTTGGCTGTCTATGCATGGCATTAAGGTGCAAAAAGAGATGCTTCAAAACTCATTTACCAAAATTCAGTTGTTACTGGAGAATAATTATTGGAGTTAATTACGATCGATATTCTTAaagatgatagagtttttgcCGATAAACTTTGTCATTTGCTCTATCTTTGTAGGATTTTAATGCTGGAGCATCTCTGTACGGGGACAAAGCAAAGCCCAGAACTTTTGCTGCACGATTTGCGTCTACTGATGGGTATTCAGTTTTATCCTTGATGTTCGTGTTCATTTTTTGTGTTTTCTGTATGATCAGATGTGCAGATTATGCTCCCTAAGACTAGTTTATGGATGAAAGCATGCACAGAAAAAAGTTTAGTTCTGTGAAACTTCCCATTTCTCAGCTTGTATTTGATTTGTTGTCATGTTGGCATGTGCAGATCTGAGGTTTTGAGTGTTGTCATTCGCCGGACGAATCAACTCAAAATCACCTTCCTAGAGGTTTGTGTCATGATGTTTAGTATTATAGCTAGATTAGCTTCAAGAGCATTTCTGAATTGTTGTAATGTTAGGAATATCTGCAGTGTTCAAATTtgcaaaggaaaaaacaagtCTCGTGGTTATAGATCGATTTCAACTTATTAGATTATACCATGTAATGTTTGCAATGTTATTCTATCTTTTGGATTAATCTGTTTCAACTATTAGAGAACTTAAATGATCTTTTCTTACTTGAACAGGCCCAAGACATTACCGATTTAGGTTCCATAAAGGAGGCAGCTAGAATCTTTGTCCCAGGTTGGTTATAACTAAATGCTTGGTCCCAGGTTGAATTCAGTTCCataaaaagtgaaaacttCTGTCTATCGATTATTATGTAGGAATAAATGACCACTAGCTCTCTTCTTGACTTCTGTCATCTTTACTATTGGTCTTCAATTCTAGCAATGGTGCAATGGCAGGTGGCGCAACTCTTTATAATGCCCGAACCATAAAGATAAAGGAAGATGAAGGTTTCAAGTAAGTTATAGTTTCAAGCATCCCAGTACTACCATAAAccattaataattaattcaattagtTAAAAGGATACTACTTGAACAGTTACGCTTTTCAGTAAGTAAAAGCAATCAAGGGAATAACAGACTGTAGATTACACATAAACACAACCTAGTCCCCACTACTGTTATAAGGTAGTGTTTCTCAGAATTTACACAGATGGAAATGGAAAGGAATGCAGATCTGCCTTTTGGAAGTATGCACCAAACATGACAGATGAGATTCTGCATATTGCACTAAAAAGTTACAAAGGATAATGAATATAACCGGGGAGAAAAGTTATTGAAAGCATGTTTATTTAGTGTCAAATGTACTATCTTTGTCTCTGTGTCTGATGTATGCTTTCGAAATGCTCAATTGATCACAGGACTTACTATTTCTATGAATTTGGAAGAGATGAGCAGCACATTGCACTGGTGGCCACTGTCAACAATGGAAAGGTTTGTTAATGAATACTGTTGATTGTTAATCTGAGTGTTATTCATTTCCAtaattaagctaaaattgttcttttcttgTCAAGAGATAAGCCAACATATAGCATGGTACTTTTGCCTCCAGATGATGCATGAAGGGTAAGCTTAAGGCTGAATGCTTTTGGCTCAGCATCAGGATGTCTCCTATGGGCATCGGACCTGTAAACTTAATTTTCAGGATCACAATTTTTACTAGAGATTTTAATGCACCAATTCTTATATATTTATCATTCTCATGCTGTATATCTAATCAACTAGCTTTGGATGCAGGCTATTATTGCTGGAGCAACTGCTCCACAGTCCAAGTGGGATGATGATGGAGTGAAGCTGCGTTCTGCTGCAGTCTCATTGACAGTTCTGTAGTCCTTTGCACAACAAATTATTTCAGCAGGTTTGATGAGTTACATTGTCAGTTTATACATTACTCTCTAGTCATTATCTTGTTCATCAGACTTTTTTTTggccttttcttttcaattgaCAATTCTTGACTTGTCTTCATGCAGACAGGCCTATGCCTATCTCAACATCAACCCTTTGATACGCCACTTACTTTCTTTTCACTGCCCTTCAAAAAACTCTCATTCGACATGGCTCTCCACTGATTGTGGCACAAATTACACATTGGGTTGATGAGACATTTCGGAAACATCTACTGAAGAGATTCAAATTGGAAATTCCAACGGCTAATCACTAGCAGCTTACCTTTTTGCAGCAGCTTGGAAACAGCAGAAAGCTCAGAGTTGAATTCAAGTCATTGAGGaccctttttttatataatttatcatattaattgaatGATTGTGAGATTTTTAGTGGAACATAAATCATTCAGATTGCTCTGCATTTGATCAATTTAAGCACAGTTTGCTGATTCTCTTGACTTAGAATTGTTCTACAAGACCAGaccttttcatttcatttctcaCCAGCGTCCATGATGACTCAAAAAGTAACATTAACCCTGATTCTATTTTCTGCTATTGGATATCAAAGCACTGATAAGAATTTTCTAGAAGTCACTGGCATTCAATCTCTATAAATTCAAGTTTCTTTTAGCTTATAAGaattatggattttgttttccaTTTCTTGTTTCTAAGTAGTAACCCTGTTAACGTGTGAGCTTGGCCATCATTGACCCTTGGTAGGTTGTTTAACTGGAACACGGGAGGTCCATGAGCTTTCTTCAGATGGGCTGAAAGCCCAAAGCCTCGATGGCTTATATAAAACCACAACATAAAGCATTGAGAGGCCTAGCCCACTCTAGCGAGCTTTCATGGATGGTTCAAAACAATGGTACATGATTTATTATaggtttaaaaaataaaagaaaatcttgAAATATATCAATTTATGCCACTAAATTTATTCTTtgatttgtaaaaaaaaaaaagtttatattcttttattggtTTCCAATATGTTGAAGGACTAAAAAATCATGCAATTACTGAAGAGAAAGCGCGAGGAAGCTGCCAAGCTTTGTGATGGAAACTTCCTGTGACCTTACTTTATGTCATGACTTCACATTTTATCTCAAGCATAAAACTACTGGTGGGATATTTGTCTGTTGACCTGGAAGACTCGTATCTGTGCAGGCAAAGAAAACTGCTACAGGTTTTCATTGCATCAAATTTGGTTCAATTTGGAAGATTATTTCTCTGAGTTATTGGATCTTGTGCTTCCTTTCATCTCGATTTATTATTCAAACTTCCCAGGTGCATTTCTCTTCTTCCCTTCATGTTTTCATTCTTAATATTAACTAATAACCTTGATTAACTCAATCCAATTTAATACTCATGTTCATATgtcctttttgtttgtttttttttatggataaATGTTTCAAACTCTCTGGCTTCCAACTAGATATTCTGGATCCTGAATCCTTACTGTTACAGTATCAGCTATCTGTTAGCTTATGATCAGTTTAACTGCTAATGCATCAAATTGAAACAtagttttttttccttagaaagcagcaaaagaaataaaatagaaataatagGTTATCTCAgttagaaaagaaatatttatttacattaCAATCTGttgattttatcatttttttaattaattttattttatctttacaTGATGTTCTACGTACTTATTTACTATCATGTTTGTATAATTAATGTAAAGTTCCACTCTTAGGCAAGATGTTTACATGTTTGAAAGTGAAGAGacatgaagatgaagaagaagagaaagagaaattttttataaaaaatggaGGGGTTCTATTAGAGGAGGTCATCGCCTTATGTAATGGCAGATCTAATCCTATCCGTCATTTCTCTGCAAAAGAGCTTATGAGAGCAACAAACGACTATGAGCACGCCAGATTTTTGTGGAAGATGTTGGTTATAAATTGTACAAAGGCTTTCTAAAAGACCGTCCAAGTTTAGTGAAGAAGTATAACTCTGAATGGAGTTTTTTAAGGAGAAACCCTTACACAGATATTGCCATCGGATCACAAATGAGTGTTCACAAGAATGTTTTAAAGGTTTTAGGTTGCTGCTTAGAGACAAGAAAACCAATTATAGTATATGAATTTGCTGGCTCAAAAATCCTCTCCACATGTATCTCTGCTACTAATGATGAGCCACTACCATGGAAATGCAGGTTGAAAATAGCAACAGGTATAGCAAGTGCAGTTGCATATCTCCACACTGCATTTTCTAGACCAGTTATCCATCGAGATATTAAATGCTCAAATATCCTATTGGATCAAAACAATGTTCCCAAACTCATTGACTTTGGGCTATGTATATCTATTCCCAAAGGACAAACACATGTAATTGATGATCTTGTACTATGGAGAATACTCAATCTTACACCTGAATATAAGGATAGAGGTTATTTAACAGAGAAGTATGATGTTTATATGTTTGGAATGTTTCTAATTCAGCTTTTAAGTGGACAGAATGCTGGTTACATTTTAGCGAGGCATGGTATTGAAAACCTCAAGAATGCTATCGATAGTAGAATAAGAAATGAAGGATTTGCTCTGAAGCAGTTGCAGGATTGTACAACACTTTTCTTTAGATGCATCTCTTCTGACGAAGAAGAGAGGCCAACAATGGTCGAGGTTGCCAAAGAACTCAAGCGAATTGATCAGTCTTTTCCATCACCGTGTTAGCATAACCCCATTTGGCTATACTATTTCTCAGTAGTAGCCGACAAAAATCTTGTAAAATGTAGTTGTATTTATATGCATGGCTCCTCTAGACTCTAAGCCATTGATTTATGAAACTTAGCCTGCCTGTAAGCTTCTTTTGTTCTAAGAAAGTTAGTGGGTTGCTTCATTAGTTTACAAGTTGTTTCAATCTGTTTGAACAGAGATAACAATTTCAGCTGAAGCAGCTTGAGAAGCCTGTTATGGTATTAAAATTCTAGATTGCTTTGTTGGAACTCTCATCTGATTGAAAGAAGGATACAAAGCAAGGTTCATTTTGCAGAACATTTGCAGATATTCAACCAAGAAAATAGAGTGACTCAAATTGAGAAATAAGTCAACACACCATGTACCAGCTAATTTCAAGAGGCGTTAGGATATAACACACCAGATATTATGCCTTTTAAGTTATGTCAACGAGAAGGTTGATACTTATAGTTTTGGCTTATGTCTGCTGAAGCTTTTGACCGGAAAAAGAACACTTGATGATGGAGCAAAGGTTTGGCTTGCAGCCATTAATGCAGAAAACAGAACACAGAAAGAGAATATGACAGTATATAGAAATGAAGGCATCCTATTCTGATGTTCATTCATCTTAGTATATGTCCAATGGAAAGCTTTAAAAACACAGCGAAAACAAGGCTTATACACTATAATGCTCTAAACATCAATTCAAAGTATGCATTAAGCGCATGACAGACTTTAACCATGACAGTAAGCAACTGTCACAGTACCAAAACAGTGAAGCATGTGCCTTTGACAGACAACAAGGCTTACAGGGTCTTCAATGCAACTCTTAATTCAACAATGTATCGCACTTTGACATGATTCTTGAAGTCCtttgtttattatttgtaCATTAATCTTTCCTTGATGCggttattctttttaaattggTTCTTCTGCTGGATATCGACTCCTTTAAATGCCTAGGCAATTACTTTTGCTATCCATCGGTGAGTTGACATAAAACAATGTGGATGTGCAAGATGTTGGAGGTCAGCACAAAATGTACATTAACTCCCTTGCTCTAGCTCTGTCAGTTTATCtttgcaaaaggaaatttctttgttcataAATATATGAGATGCTCTTAAAACACTAGTCAAAGGTGGTTCGTCACTGCTTTGCTATCTGATTTTGCGACCTGGAACAGAATT from Theobroma cacao cultivar B97-61/B2 chromosome 5, Criollo_cocoa_genome_V2, whole genome shotgun sequence carries:
- the LOC18600433 gene encoding non-functional pseudokinase ZED1 isoform X2, which encodes MLNKKFQDIVIGSQMSVHKNVLKLIGCCLETQNPLLVYEFAGEKTLKKYILDVHEGQTKPLTWKSRIRIAMDIANAVAYLHTALSRPIIHRGLSLISIVLDSKYVAKLSEFSLSIAIPEGKSHVEDAISGITGYMAPEVWKGSKINEKADVYSFGRLLFELLTGRNNVPEYYAAEDAIVEEFVQSYVESNRLIEIVDQNISSEGINRDELVAFAKIALSCTEENPEDRPTITDVAKQLRQLHKASPCIT
- the LOC18600435 gene encoding uncharacterized protein LOC18600435 isoform X1, coding for MALLLSLSLHPPKPPQNPKLTSLNPPVPTSVIKTLNIRRQFIINSTSLCIILWAPQNPVPQSLAEPSTTSKPALNIANTKSWFQFYGDGFAIRVPPEFEDIMEPEDFNAGASLYGDKAKPRTFAARFASTDGSEVLSVVIRRTNQLKITFLEAQDITDLGSIKEAARIFVPGGATLYNARTIKIKEDEGFKTYYFYEFGRDEQHIALVATVNNGKAIIAGATAPQSKWDDDGVKLRSAAVSLTVL
- the LOC18600433 gene encoding non-functional pseudokinase ZED1 isoform X1, giving the protein MFSSFTRRTQTKDEGPLLKNGSMLLEKLIASCNGKCNPIRTFSAEELSKATNGFNVEQEISRYVHFVLYKGFLDGREISVKRYEIRESKYLETAITDIVIGSQMSVHKNVLKLIGCCLETQNPLLVYEFAGEKTLKKYILDVHEGQTKPLTWKSRIRIAMDIANAVAYLHTALSRPIIHRGLSLISIVLDSKYVAKLSEFSLSIAIPEGKSHVEDAISGITGYMAPEVWKGSKINEKADVYSFGRLLFELLTGRNNVPEYYAAEDAIVEEFVQSYVESNRLIEIVDQNISSEGINRDELVAFAKIALSCTEENPEDRPTITDVAKQLRQLHKASPCIT
- the LOC18600435 gene encoding uncharacterized protein LOC18600435 isoform X2 is translated as MALLLSLSLHPPKPPQNPKLTSLNPPVPTSVIKTLNIRRQFIINSTSLCIILWAPQNPVPQSLAEPSTTSKPALNIANTKSWFQFYGDGFAIRVPPEFEDIMEPEDFNAGASLYGDKAKPRTFAARFASTDGSEVLSVVIRRTNQLKITFLEAQDITDLGSIKEAARIFVPGGATLYNARTIKIKEDEGFKTYYFYEFGRDEQHIALVATVNNGKR